The following proteins are co-located in the Manihot esculenta cultivar AM560-2 chromosome 7, M.esculenta_v8, whole genome shotgun sequence genome:
- the LOC110614038 gene encoding wax ester synthase/diacylglycerol acyltransferase 11: MASPVNISDEPLTPAGRLFLQPELKTIIHCALGFKYHMDIDAIKSTIKSSLMINHPRFCSLLVHDKNGFEHWRRTEIDIDRHIILVDETSVANSGDDVEKIVNDYIADLSVSTPLGSDKPLWEIHIMMEKKCVIFRIHHALGDGISLMSMLLANCRKAEDPTAVPTLMTGGRRDWREEKDWRGVLMGVLKMVLFSLVFCLEFVLKSLWIRDRKTVISGGDGVELWPKKLATAKFLLEDMKTVKKAVANATINDVVFGVISAGISTYLDHRSPKSLKEGQQLTGISMVNLREKSGLQDLKKMMESNLTCRWGNKFGILLLPTYYYHKIEPLEHVKRSKAMIDRKKKSLEAHFSYQLVDLAMSWLGPKVASLLNYKIMCNTTFTISNVVGPKEEITIAGNPITFIRVSTSSLPQALVMHAVSYAGKVEMQIVVAKDIIPDPEFLAKCFQDSLLEMKNAALANL, encoded by the exons ATGGCATCACCGGTCAACATTTCCGACGAACCACTCACTCCTGCCGGCAGGCTATTTCTCCAGCCAGAACTGAAAACCATAATCCATTGTGCACTTGGCTTTAAATACCATATGGATATCGACGCTATAAAATCCACTATAAAGAGCTCTCTCATGATTAACCATCCAAGATTCTGCAGTCTCCTCGTGCATGACAAAAATGGATTCGAGCACTGGAGAAGAACAGAGATTGATATTGACCGGCACATCATACTTGTTGACGAAACATCTGTCGCCAACAGTGGCGATGATGTTGAAAAAATAGTGAATGATTATATAGCAGATTTATCTGTAAGTACCCCGCTTGGCAGCGATAAGCCTTTATGGGAAATCCATATCATGATGGAGAAGAAGTGTGTCATATTCAGGATTCATCATGCTCTTGGAGATGGGATCTCGCTGATGTCGATGTTGCTGGCAAACTGCAGGAAGGCGGAGGATCCAACGGCAGTGCCCACCTTAATGACTGGAGGACGAAGGGATTGGAGAGAAGAGAAGGATTGGAGAGGGGTTTTGATGGGTGTTTTGAAAATGGTTCTCTTTAGTTTAGTTTTCTGTTTAGAGTTTGTGTTAAAGTCTTTGTGGATTCGTGATCGGAAGACGGTGATCTCCGGCGGTGATGGGGTGGAGTTGTGGCCGAAAAAGTTGGCTACCGCTAAGTTTTTGCTTGAAGACATGAAGACGGTGAAAAAAGCTGTTGCTAATGCG ACAATCaatgatgttgtttttggggtgaTATCAGCGGGAATATCAACATACTTGGATCATCGATCACCAAAAT CTTTGAAAGAGGGCCAACAACTTACTGGAATATCAATGGTTAATTTAAGAgagaaatcaggattgcag GATCtaaaaaagatgatggaaagtAATTTGACATGTCGTTGGGGAAACAAGTTTGGCATTCTGCTACTGCCTACTTACTATTACCATAAAATTGAACCTCTTGAGCATGTGAAGAGATCTAAGGCAATGATAGATAGGAAGAAGAAGTCATTAGAAGCTCACTTCTCATACCAACTTGTGGACTTAGCAATGTCATGGTTGGGACCAAAG GTTGCTAGCTTGCTTAACTACAAAATTATGTGTAATACAACCTTTACGATCTCGAATGTGGTCGGACCAAAAGAGGAGATTACAATAGCAGGCAACCCTATAACATTCATAAGGGTTAGCACATCTAGTTTACCCCAA GCGTTGGTAATGCACGCGGTGAGCTATGCAGGCAAAGTTGAAATGCAAATCGTGGTGGCAAAAGACATTATTCCTGACCCAGAGTTTCTTGCTAAGTGCTTCCAAGATTCCTTGTTGGAAATGAAGAACGCTGCTTTAGCCAATTTATGA